The following are from one region of the Vitis riparia cultivar Riparia Gloire de Montpellier isolate 1030 chromosome 9, EGFV_Vit.rip_1.0, whole genome shotgun sequence genome:
- the LOC117922194 gene encoding heat shock 70 kDa protein 17-like, which yields MSLFFRLGIFLSLLLLIPTPSQSAVSSIDLGSEWIKVAVVNLKPGQSPISVAINEMSKRKSPALVAFQSGNRLIGEEAAGIVARYPDKVYSFIRDMIGKPYNKIQDFLGKMYLPYNIVEDSRGTATIRFDDGTVFSLEELEAMTLSYAIKLAEFHSKVPVKDAVIAVPPYFGQAERRGLLTAAQLAGVNVLALINEHSGAALQYGIDKDFSNGSRHVVFYDMGSSSTYAALVYFSAYNAKEYGKTVSVNQFQVKDVSWDPELGGQNMEMRLVEYFADEFNKQVGNGVDVRKFPKAMAKLKKQVKRTKEILSANTAAPISVESLYDDRDFRSAITREKFEELCEDLWERSLIPVKEVLKNSGLKVDEIYAVELIGGATRVPKLQAKLQEFLGRKDLDRHLDADEAIVLGAALHAANLSDGIKLNRKLGMVDGSSYGLVVELDGPGLLKDESTRQLIVPRMKKLPSKMFRSIIHDKDFDVSLSYEDEDLLPPGVSSPRFAQYAVSGLADASAKYSSRNLSSPIKANLHFSLSRSGILSLDRADAVIEITEWIEVPKVNVTLENSSAGSPNISVETSPHNASEDSNENLHADGGIDNTSNAPENQSDKDLGTEKKLKKRTFRVPLKVVEKTVGPGMPLSKELIAEAKRKLEALDKKDAERRRTAELKNNLEGYIYTTKEKLESSEELEKISTTQERQSFIESLMRCKNGCILMVKMLQLLSFKNV from the exons ATGAGCCTTTTTTTCAGATTAGGGATATTCCTATCCCTGCTTCTGCTAATCCCAACCCCGTCTCAGTCAGCTGTTTCAAGCATAGATCTAGGTTCAGAATGGATCAAAGTCGCCGTAGTAAACCTCAAACCCGGGCAGAGTCCAATCTCGGTCGCGATCAACGAAATGTCTAAACGCAAATCCCCGGCATTGGTCGCATTTCAATCTGGAAACCGCCTAATCGGTGAAGAAGCGGCCGGGATAGTCGCCCGCTATCCCGACAAAGTTTATTCCTTTATCCGGGATATGATTGGCAAACCCTACAACAAAATTCAAGATTTTCTCGGGAAAATGTACTTACCATATAATATAGTGGAAGATTCTAGAGGCACGGCCACGATTAGATTCGATGATGGTACTGTTTTTTCTCTGGAGGAGCTGGAAGCTATGACTTTAAGTTACGCGATCAAATTAGCAGAGTTTCACTCCAAGGTTCCAGTTAAGGATGCGGTGATTGCGGTGCCTCCATATTTCGGGCAGGCAGAACGCAGGGGGTTGCTTACTGCCGCGCAATTGGCGGGTGTTAATGTGCTTGCGCTAATTAATGAGCATTCGGGTGCGGCATTGCAATATGGGATCGATAAGGATTTCTCGAATGGATCGAGGCATGTTGTGTTTTATGATATGGGATCAAGTAGTACCTATGCTGCACTTGTGTATTTTTCTGCTTATAATGCCAAGGAGTATGGAAAGACGGTCTCGGTTAACCAATTTCAG GTTAAGGATGTTAGCTGGGATCCAGAGCTTGGTGGCCAAAATATGGAAATGCGTTTAGTGGAGTATTTTGCAGATGAGTTCAACAAACAAGTTGGAAATGGAGTTGATGTGAGGAAGTTCCCCAAGGCAATGGCTAAATTGAAGAAACAGGTTAAGCGGACAAAAGAAATTCTAAGTGCGAACACGGCTGCTCCAATATCAGTAGAATCCCTCTATGATGATCGAGACTTCAG GAGTGCCATAACTCGTGAGAAGTTTGAGGAGCTCTGCGAAGATTTGTGGGAGAGATCTCTTATTCCTGTGAAGGAAGTGCTTAAGAATTCAGGTTTGAAGGTTGATGAGATATATGCAGTGGAGCTGATAGGAGGTGCCACTCGAGTGCCAAAGTTGCAG gCAAAGCTTCAGGAATTTCTTGGAAGGAAGGATCTGGACAGACATCTGGATGCTGATGAAGCTATAGTTCTTGGTGCTGCACTACATGCTGCAAATTTAAGTGATGGAATCAAATTGAATCGCAAGCTAGGAATGGTTGATGGTTCTTCATATGGACTCGTGGTTGAGTTAGATGGCCCTGGTCTTTTGAAAGATGAGAGCACTAGACAGTTAATTGTCCCAAGAATGAAAAAACTCCCCAGTAAG ATGTTCAGATCCATTATCCATGACAAAGATTTTGATGTTTCACTTTCATATGAGGATGAAGATCTTTTACCACCTGGTGTTTCCTCTCCTAGATTTGCTCAGTATGCCGTGTCTGGTTTGGCAGATGCTAGTGCAAA ATATTCTTCTCGGAACCTGTCCTCTCCCATCAAGGCAAATCTGCATTTCTCTCTTAGTAGAAGTGGGATACTTTCTCTGGATCGAGCAGATGCTGTTATTGAAATAACAGAATGGATTGAAGTTCCCAAAGTGAATGTGACTCTGGAGAATTCATCTGCTGGATCCCCCAATATATCAGTTGAAACAAGTCCTCATAATGCTTCAGAAGACAGCAATGAAAACTTGCATGCTGATGGCGGGATTGATAACACATCCAATGCCCCTGAAAATCAAAGTGACAAGGATCTTGGCACagaaaaaaaactgaaaaagcGAACATTTAGGGTTCCACTGAAG GTAGTTGAGAAGACAGTGGGACCTGGAATGCCACtttcaaaagaattaattgCTGAAGCTAAACGCAAGTTGGAAGCATTGGACAAAAAGGATGCCGAGCGGCGTAGAACTGCagagttaaaaaataatctGGAAGGATACATCTATACAACTAAAGAAAAG CTTGAATCATCTGAGGAGTTAGAGAAGATATCAACCACTCAGGAACGCCAGTCCTTTATTGAAAGCTTGATGAG gtGCAAGAATGGTTGTATACTGATGGTGAAGATGCTACAGCTGCTGAGTTTCAAGAACGTCTAG
- the LOC117921809 gene encoding heat shock 70 kDa protein 17-like encodes MEDARKYLGQLKQIVQDWETKKPWLLKDKIDEVLSDGDKVKNWLEEKEAEQKKTSGFSTPAFTSDEVYEKIFKFQEKVASINRIPKPKPKIEKPTKNETTNNGASSEEKANASDSSSEETPSSQDDQSAAGDSDGKPNEEAEAEAEADVHDEL; translated from the exons ATGGAAGATGCTCGCAAATACCTTGGTCAGCTGAAACAG ATTGTACAGGACTGGGAGACAAAGAAACCTTGGCTTCTGAAAGATAAAATAGATGAG gTCCTGAGTGATGGTGACAAGGTCAAAAATTGGTTGGAAGAGAAAGAGGCCGAGCAGAAAAA gACTTCTGGATTCAGCACTCCTGCATTTACCTCAGATGAGGtgtatgagaaaattttcaaatttcaagagAAG GTTGCCAGCATCAACCGAATTCCTAAGCCAAAGCCAAAAATTGAGAAGCCCACAAAGAATGAAACCACAAACAATGGGGCTAGCAGTGAGGAGAAAGCAAATGCTTCGGACTCATCATCTGAGGAGACTCCCTCCTCCCAAGATGATCAATCAGCCGCAGGGGATTCAGATGGCAAGCCCAACGAGGAAGCAGAAGCAGAAGCAGAAGCAGATGTCCATGATGAGTTATGA